One window of Campylobacter sp. RM12651 genomic DNA carries:
- a CDS encoding MotA/TolQ/ExbB proton channel family protein, giving the protein MQTIIVKKKKSVFSSFLFLIFLPLLVFVLAILAYLNIIKLIMPLHTIIMCAVLLVFAMFFAPQNEYCVYAKIKKNSLIFENDLKDFIKDNSLRIDEISKANVSFDEFFDNYLHKLKPLSFGYIASAVFPMIGILGTFISIAISMPDFKVGSSAALEGEISLLLSGISTAFYVSIYGIFLTIWWMFYSRLGIAKINNFKENYRINSKKYFWSKEELERISLRKNSELFSNTNLLLSKLYDNEFFNEISKLHQDKFTGFKELFKSYEKIAIVHTNLAQKSLELSNKNTKQMQEKIDEFSLRIENSLKEFAKLKEDLEAKLLDFKNIYEDEKHEFRIVDELKADIENLSKEANQVLNKINNA; this is encoded by the coding sequence TTGCAAACAATAATTGTTAAAAAGAAGAAAAGTGTATTTTCTTCTTTTTTATTTTTAATCTTTTTACCTTTATTAGTCTTCGTGTTAGCGATTTTAGCTTATTTAAATATTATAAAACTTATTATGCCATTACATACTATTATAATGTGTGCTGTGCTCTTAGTATTTGCTATGTTTTTTGCACCGCAAAATGAATATTGTGTATATGCAAAAATTAAAAAGAATTCATTAATTTTTGAAAATGATTTAAAAGATTTTATTAAAGATAATTCTTTAAGAATTGATGAAATTAGTAAGGCTAATGTGAGTTTTGATGAATTTTTTGATAATTATTTACATAAGCTAAAGCCACTTTCATTTGGATATATTGCTAGTGCTGTTTTTCCAATGATTGGAATTTTAGGAACATTTATAAGTATTGCAATATCTATGCCTGATTTTAAAGTAGGTAGTTCAGCTGCGCTTGAAGGAGAAATTAGCTTATTGCTTAGCGGAATTTCAACTGCTTTTTATGTTTCAATTTACGGGATTTTTCTTACTATTTGGTGGATGTTTTATTCAAGACTTGGTATTGCTAAAATTAATAATTTTAAAGAAAATTATAGAATTAATAGTAAAAAATATTTTTGGAGCAAAGAAGAATTAGAAAGAATTTCTCTTAGAAAAAATAGTGAGTTATTTTCTAATACAAATTTATTATTATCAAAGCTTTATGATAATGAGTTTTTTAATGAAATATCAAAACTCCATCAAGATAAATTTACGGGTTTTAAAGAATTATTTAAATCTTATGAAAAAATTGCGATAGTTCATACAAATTTAGCTCAAAAATCTTTAGAATTAAGCAATAAAAATACTAAGCAAATGCAAGAAAAGATAGATGAATTTTCATTAAGAATTGAAAATAGCTTGAAAGAATTTGCTAAATTAAAAGAAGATTTAGAAGCTAAATTATTAGATTTTAAAAATATTTATGAAGATGAAAAACACGAATTTAGAATAGTTGATGAATTAAAAGCTGATATTGAAAACCTTAGCAAAGAAGCAAATCAGGTATTAAATAAAATAAATAATGCGTAA
- a CDS encoding cupin domain-containing protein — MKFNVIYEVKDWQGNSSELKITPIYDDEANKEIQIILPKGKIMQEHKAPGVIVVQVLKGDIEFIIDNKSINLKDLMSIKVAANINHSLIANEDSIIRLSLAKNDNFSRVKSVQID, encoded by the coding sequence ATGAAATTTAATGTAATTTATGAAGTAAAAGATTGGCAAGGCAATTCAAGTGAGTTAAAAATAACTCCAATTTATGATGATGAAGCGAACAAAGAAATTCAAATTATTTTACCAAAAGGTAAAATTATGCAAGAGCACAAAGCTCCAGGAGTGATTGTGGTTCAGGTTTTAAAAGGGGATATTGAGTTTATAATTGATAATAAAAGTATAAATTTAAAAGATTTGATGAGTATAAAAGTAGCTGCTAATATTAATCATAGCTTAATCGCTAATGAAGATAGTATAATTAGACTAAGTCTTGCAAAAAATGATAATTTTAGTAGGGTAAAAAGCGTTCAAATTGATTAA
- a CDS encoding chemotaxis protein — protein sequence MTQEELDALMAGGLDDFEDEIVNDIKEEVVEPSEAIEDLEDEELSLEEEYKSYRPDSRKSWPPPPPTEDHKVVNQLDDVTRDSEVKATELLEKIETMMDYFATAEKIIKTFKKSVQNQVELFTTLNEKFPNVNKFSECLAECKEQLAKIDEALDNLAMGQDEAMMAMDAMQYQDIHRQKIERVINVMRALSKYMNSLFEGRIDDEKRVSSAVHIEGDSTADLVTNDDIEALIASLGKK from the coding sequence ATGACGCAAGAAGAATTAGATGCTTTAATGGCTGGTGGGCTTGATGATTTTGAAGATGAGATTGTTAATGATATAAAAGAAGAAGTTGTAGAGCCTAGTGAAGCAATTGAAGATTTAGAAGATGAAGAATTGAGTTTAGAAGAAGAATATAAATCATATAGACCAGATTCAAGGAAATCTTGGCCACCACCACCACCAACAGAAGATCATAAAGTTGTAAATCAATTAGATGATGTAACTCGTGATAGTGAAGTTAAAGCTACTGAATTACTTGAAAAAATTGAAACAATGATGGATTATTTTGCAACTGCTGAAAAGATTATAAAAACCTTTAAAAAATCAGTTCAAAATCAAGTTGAGTTATTTACAACTTTAAATGAGAAATTTCCTAATGTTAATAAATTTAGTGAATGTTTAGCTGAATGTAAAGAACAATTAGCAAAAATTGATGAAGCATTAGATAATCTAGCTATGGGACAAGATGAAGCTATGATGGCAATGGACGCTATGCAATATCAAGATATTCATAGACAAAAAATTGAGCGTGTAATTAATGTAATGAGAGCGTTATCTAAGTATATGAATAGCTTGTTTGAAGGCAGAATTGATGATGAAAAAAGAGTTAGTAGTGCTGTTCATATTGAAGGAGATAGCACAGCTGATTTGGTTACAAATGATGATATTGAAGCATTAATTGCGTCATTAGGTAAAAAATAA
- a CDS encoding glycosyltransferase family 9 protein, whose amino-acid sequence MKVFIYLPNWLGDAIMAAGAINALIKKYPNAKITFYGSFVACELYKDLGEVVVEIKKQRLKQIKALKEEFDLGISFKASLSSKFLLFILNAKKKFYFKANKSDNTHQVLKYFNLIKPLGLDEQLNTALPFKKLKTRKLIGIAAGANYGAAKCYEPSYFAKIASTFKEHKIILFGTKNEAGICNFIEDELKKYNIKAINLCGRTNIKRLALAVSSLDYLLANDSGIMHLGASFNIKVLAFFGPTNTKQTYPFCNNGKLFSLFLPCSPCAKKVCPLKHHNCMKQMTPEFVLEQMR is encoded by the coding sequence TTGAAAGTTTTTATATATTTACCTAATTGGCTAGGCGATGCTATTATGGCTGCTGGTGCTATTAATGCTTTAATTAAAAAATATCCTAATGCAAAAATTACTTTTTATGGAAGTTTTGTAGCTTGTGAGCTTTATAAGGATTTAGGTGAAGTTGTAGTAGAGATAAAAAAACAAAGATTAAAGCAAATTAAGGCTTTAAAAGAAGAATTTGATTTAGGAATTTCATTTAAGGCAAGTTTGTCATCTAAGTTTTTGTTATTTATATTAAATGCTAAGAAAAAATTTTATTTTAAAGCAAACAAAAGTGATAATACTCATCAAGTTTTAAAATATTTTAATCTAATAAAGCCACTTGGATTAGACGAGCAACTAAACACAGCTTTACCTTTTAAAAAGCTTAAAACAAGAAAACTAATAGGAATAGCAGCTGGGGCTAATTATGGTGCAGCTAAATGCTATGAGCCTAGTTATTTTGCAAAAATTGCTAGCACTTTTAAAGAGCATAAAATAATACTTTTTGGGACTAAGAATGAAGCTGGAATTTGTAATTTTATTGAAGATGAGCTTAAAAAATACAATATAAAAGCCATTAATTTGTGCGGTAGAACTAATATTAAAAGATTGGCTTTAGCAGTTTCTAGCCTTGATTATTTATTGGCAAATGATAGTGGAATTATGCATTTAGGTGCTAGTTTTAATATAAAAGTTCTAGCATTTTTCGGACCTACGAATACAAAACAAACATATCCTTTTTGTAATAATGGTAAGTTATTTTCATTGTTTTTGCCTTGTTCTCCTTGTGCTAAAAAAGTATGCCCTTTAAAGCACCACAATTGTATGAAACAAATGACACCTGAATTTGTATTAGAACAAATGAGATAA
- a CDS encoding glycosyltransferase family 9 protein, with product MKIAIIRLSAMGDIFHMLWHINYIRAAYPKARIDFFVDSRFYFLLDGLVWFDNIYSLPLKKHPIKALKEIKHLKKLYDISIDYQGRIKSGFLANYLSANSYGYSKNGLREKLAYYFYKNHCNCDYLENVYKRSLELTRFALKEFKNDELVTSDVLIYDEIKTQNIMNKIKPLVEDEFILLHNGSSKINKMLPLEKLIDICKNCDYKILLSWGSQIELDRANEIAKECKNAKVLPKISLNELVFLSKLAKLIIGNDSGTTHIAVVLNRPNITFLNECDKKPAKRLISPSNLQHYFYKFSDVNKEKVLDIISKVFSK from the coding sequence GTGAAAATAGCAATAATTAGACTTAGTGCAATGGGCGATATTTTTCATATGCTATGGCATATTAATTATATAAGAGCTGCATATCCTAAAGCTAGGATTGATTTTTTTGTAGATTCTAGGTTTTATTTTTTACTTGATGGACTTGTTTGGTTTGATAATATTTATTCATTACCACTCAAAAAACACCCAATAAAAGCATTAAAAGAGATAAAACATTTAAAAAAATTATATGATATTAGTATTGATTATCAAGGAAGAATAAAATCAGGTTTTTTAGCAAATTATTTGAGCGCAAATTCTTATGGATATTCTAAAAATGGCTTAAGAGAAAAGTTAGCTTATTATTTTTATAAAAACCATTGCAATTGTGATTATTTAGAAAATGTGTATAAAAGAAGCCTTGAATTAACTCGCTTTGCTTTAAAAGAATTTAAAAATGATGAGTTGGTAACTAGCGATGTATTAATTTATGATGAGATAAAAACTCAAAATATTATGAATAAAATAAAGCCTTTAGTAGAAGATGAATTTATATTATTACATAATGGCTCAAGCAAGATAAATAAAATGCTTCCTTTAGAAAAATTGATTGATATTTGTAAAAATTGTGATTATAAAATATTGCTTAGTTGGGGTTCTCAAATAGAACTTGATAGAGCAAATGAGATTGCAAAAGAATGTAAAAATGCTAAAGTCTTGCCTAAAATTTCATTAAATGAATTAGTATTTTTAAGCAAATTAGCAAAATTAATTATAGGAAATGATAGCGGGACTACTCATATTGCTGTGGTTTTAAATCGTCCTAATATAACTTTTTTAAACGAATGTGATAAAAAACCTGCAAAAAGATTAATAAGTCCATCTAATTTACAACATTATTTTTATAAATTTAGCGATGTAAATAAAGAAAAAGTTTTAGATATTATTAGTAAGGTTTTTAGCAAATGA
- the glnA gene encoding type I glutamate--ammonia ligase, whose translation MAKFVNNVTEFFDFCISNEIKFVDFRFTSLDGTWNHHTYTMKSVTKDTLTNGIPFDASSYKGWQPIEKSDMILIPDVTTTFIDPFTSDNTVIVICDIFDVYKNDFYEKCPRTIAKRTLKMLESSDIADTAYFGAENEFFIFDDIKIVDTMNYAMYQIDTEEGEWNDGKHYEDAYNTGHRPRRKGGYTPVPPVDSMQDLRAEMVQVLERVGIECFVHHHENAQGQGEIGVKFNTLVEAADNVQIYKYVVKMVAHLNGKTATFMPKPLHLDNGSGMHVHMSLFKNGKNLFYDKSGYAGLSKTAIHYIGGVLRHARSVTAFTNPTTNSYKRLIPGFEAPSILTYSCQNRSASCRVPYGINEKSARVEMRFPDSSSNVYLAFSSMLLAGLDGIKNELTAAGPMDENLFKLSLDEIREKGIEQLPHTLRGALESLIRDNAYLKPAFTDVCIQDYQHMKFKNQVWPVEQRPTAYEFKTTYSC comes from the coding sequence ATGGCTAAATTTGTAAATAATGTTACCGAATTCTTTGATTTTTGCATAAGCAATGAAATAAAGTTTGTAGATTTTAGATTTACTTCTCTTGATGGCACTTGGAATCATCATACATACACTATGAAAAGTGTAACAAAAGATACACTTACTAATGGAATTCCTTTTGATGCAAGCTCATATAAGGGCTGGCAACCAATTGAAAAAAGTGATATGATATTAATCCCTGATGTTACAACAACTTTTATTGACCCATTTACAAGCGACAATACCGTTATTGTAATCTGTGATATTTTTGATGTTTATAAAAATGATTTTTATGAAAAATGCCCAAGAACAATAGCAAAAAGAACTCTTAAAATGCTAGAAAGTAGTGATATTGCTGATACTGCGTATTTTGGTGCTGAAAATGAATTTTTCATCTTTGATGATATTAAAATCGTAGATACAATGAATTATGCTATGTATCAAATAGACACAGAAGAAGGTGAATGGAATGATGGTAAGCATTATGAAGACGCTTATAACACCGGTCATCGCCCAAGAAGAAAAGGTGGTTATACTCCAGTTCCTCCTGTTGATAGTATGCAAGATTTAAGAGCTGAAATGGTTCAAGTTTTAGAGCGTGTTGGTATTGAATGCTTTGTTCATCACCACGAAAACGCACAAGGTCAAGGAGAAATCGGGGTTAAGTTTAATACTTTAGTAGAAGCTGCTGATAATGTTCAAATATATAAATATGTAGTAAAAATGGTAGCTCATCTAAATGGCAAAACTGCTACATTTATGCCAAAACCACTTCATCTTGATAATGGTAGCGGAATGCATGTTCATATGAGCTTATTTAAAAATGGTAAAAACTTATTCTATGATAAAAGTGGCTATGCAGGACTTAGCAAGACTGCAATTCATTATATAGGTGGGGTTTTAAGACACGCAAGAAGTGTAACAGCATTTACAAATCCAACTACTAATTCTTATAAAAGATTAATACCAGGGTTTGAAGCTCCATCAATTCTAACTTACTCTTGTCAAAATCGTTCAGCTAGTTGTAGAGTGCCTTATGGAATTAACGAAAAAAGTGCTAGAGTTGAAATGCGTTTTCCTGATAGTTCTAGTAATGTGTATTTGGCATTTTCATCTATGCTTTTAGCAGGACTTGATGGAATTAAAAATGAGCTTACTGCAGCTGGACCTATGGATGAAAATTTATTTAAATTAAGCCTTGATGAAATTAGAGAAAAAGGAATAGAGCAATTACCACATACTCTAAGGGGTGCTTTAGAGAGTTTAATCCGTGATAATGCTTATTTAAAACCTGCATTTACTGATGTTTGCATACAAGATTATCAACATATGAAGTTTAAAAATCAAGTTTGGCCAGTAGAACAACGCCCAACTGCATACGAATTTAAAACTACATATTCTTGCTAA
- a CDS encoding OmpA family protein: MRNKDNNNFWIVYADLMAGLLFVFILVLSAIVLKYIFTQNELKNEQKHLDESKALIISKDELLSSLNEELEKLNISLNDELNKNKDANDYIKKLLFNLDENAKNKEELLSNIDKKDAQILILLKNLEDTEIKIKNKDDKIDELAKQLSGFKVEYEKLKNNKTKLIQALQNKLSNDILINLNSGSISLNASILFDSAEYLIKDSAKEELKKTLIKYFDALLSSPEILANIDSIVIEGHTDSVGGFTYNLELSQKRALEIMKFINSFYNDKRLEKLLVAVGKSYNDLKFKDGVEDKQASRRIEIKLQFSNEQAIKEFESVISKDLSENSNN, from the coding sequence ATGCGTAATAAAGATAATAATAATTTTTGGATAGTTTATGCTGATTTGATGGCTGGATTATTGTTTGTATTTATTTTAGTTCTTAGTGCTATTGTTTTAAAATATATTTTTACACAAAATGAGCTAAAAAATGAACAAAAACATTTAGATGAATCAAAAGCTTTAATAATTAGCAAAGATGAGCTTTTGAGTTCTTTAAATGAAGAGCTTGAAAAACTCAATATTTCATTAAACGATGAGCTAAATAAAAATAAAGATGCAAATGATTATATTAAAAAATTGCTTTTTAATTTAGATGAAAATGCAAAAAATAAGGAAGAATTATTAAGTAATATTGATAAAAAAGACGCACAGATTTTAATACTACTTAAAAATCTTGAAGATACTGAAATAAAAATAAAAAATAAAGATGATAAAATAGACGAATTAGCAAAGCAATTGAGTGGGTTTAAGGTTGAATACGAAAAGCTTAAAAATAATAAAACAAAATTAATTCAAGCTTTACAAAATAAATTATCAAATGATATTTTAATCAATCTTAATTCAGGCAGTATTAGCTTAAATGCTAGTATTTTGTTTGATAGTGCGGAGTATTTGATTAAAGATAGTGCAAAAGAAGAGCTTAAAAAAACTCTAATTAAGTATTTTGATGCCTTGCTTAGCTCACCTGAAATTCTAGCTAATATTGATAGTATAGTGATTGAAGGACATACTGATAGTGTTGGTGGATTTACTTATAATCTTGAGTTATCTCAAAAAAGAGCTTTGGAGATTATGAAATTTATTAATTCGTTTTATAATGATAAAAGATTAGAAAAACTACTTGTAGCAGTTGGCAAAAGCTATAATGATTTAAAATTTAAAGATGGCGTTGAAGATAAACAAGCAAGCAGAAGAATAGAAATAAAATTACAATTTTCAAATGAACAAGCAATCAAGGAATTTGAAAGCGTAATTTCAAAGGATTTAAGTGAAAATAGCAATAATTAG
- a CDS encoding peptidase U32 family protein, whose product MLTPQIIAPAGNLKKLKIAVNYGADAVYAGLSSFSLRSRAAKEFDETSFAEGIKYAHSKGVQVYATVNGFHVSAQLEGLKRHLALLAELKPDALIIASIGAMRLAKEIAPNIPIHVSTQANILNYEDALVYKDLGAKRVVIARELGLKDACDIAKNADIEIEAFVHGSMCFAYSGRCLISAVQSGRRSNLGACANDCRFPYELYAKNPENNALFRIVEDDLGTHIFNSKDLKLANYIDKIMEKNAINAFKIEGRTKSEYYVACATRTYKQAVIDTLNNQFDAKKYDDELNTLKSRGFTDGYLMARPYEKDDTQNHETSIMQGTMQVHGFSENGKSIASKGIIKKDYEYEIFAPLNASIELVNNEIGEIYKRDDKYFCKFKKLINENNKEFSELHSGNINEILSPSLLPEFSFLRA is encoded by the coding sequence ATGCTAACTCCACAAATAATTGCTCCAGCAGGTAATTTAAAAAAATTAAAAATTGCTGTAAATTATGGTGCTGATGCTGTTTATGCAGGACTTTCATCGTTTTCTTTACGCTCTCGTGCTGCTAAAGAATTTGATGAAACTAGCTTTGCAGAAGGTATAAAATATGCTCATAGCAAAGGTGTGCAAGTTTATGCAACGGTTAATGGTTTTCATGTGAGTGCTCAATTAGAAGGTCTTAAAAGACATTTAGCCTTACTTGCTGAGTTAAAACCTGATGCGTTAATAATCGCTAGTATAGGTGCTATGAGATTAGCAAAAGAAATAGCTCCTAATATTCCTATCCATGTTAGCACTCAAGCAAATATTTTAAATTATGAAGATGCTTTAGTTTATAAGGATTTAGGTGCAAAAAGAGTTGTAATTGCTAGAGAATTAGGCTTAAAAGATGCTTGTGATATAGCAAAAAATGCAGATATTGAAATAGAAGCATTTGTGCATGGCTCAATGTGTTTTGCTTATAGTGGAAGGTGTTTAATATCAGCAGTTCAGAGTGGAAGACGCTCAAATCTTGGTGCATGTGCTAATGATTGTAGATTTCCTTATGAATTATATGCGAAAAATCCAGAAAATAATGCTTTATTTAGAATAGTAGAAGATGATTTAGGAACACATATTTTTAATTCTAAAGATTTAAAACTTGCTAATTATATAGACAAAATTATGGAAAAAAATGCCATAAATGCCTTTAAAATAGAAGGAAGAACTAAGAGTGAATATTATGTAGCTTGTGCAACTAGAACTTACAAACAAGCTGTAATTGATACTTTAAATAATCAATTTGATGCGAAAAAATATGATGATGAGTTAAATACTTTAAAATCTCGTGGATTTACTGATGGGTATTTAATGGCTAGACCTTATGAAAAAGATGATACTCAAAATCACGAAACTTCAATAATGCAAGGCACAATGCAAGTGCATGGGTTTAGCGAAAATGGTAAAAGCATAGCTAGTAAGGGAATTATTAAAAAAGATTATGAATACGAAATATTTGCTCCATTAAATGCAAGTATTGAATTAGTAAATAATGAAATAGGCGAAATTTATAAGCGTGATGATAAATATTTTTGCAAATTTAAAAAGCTTATAAATGAGAACAATAAAGAATTTAGCGAATTACATAGTGGTAATATAAATGAGATTTTAAGCCCATCTTTATTGCCAGAATTTAGCTTTTTAAGAGCATAG
- a CDS encoding peptidyl-prolyl cis-trans isomerase: MKKISLVLAGLLCGVSLNAAVVATYKGGEITSDDLAPYLAQFQISDVSALPKEVKDGLIRDVLSKRLFAKEAEKMKLDKDAKFQSALNSAKELLLAQQYLLKKFEGIKVSDAEIKKYYDEHLNDFKVPEAVKTKHILVASEADAKEILKQLKGLKGDKLVAKFSELAKSKSLDKGSGAMGGDLPYMSANELVPEFFNAAKKLKKDEVSEPVKSQFGFHVILGEDFRASRQGSLQEATPFIENGLKNEKHKELIKNEVENLIKNSGLQVK; the protein is encoded by the coding sequence ATGAAAAAAATTTCATTAGTTCTAGCAGGACTTTTATGTGGTGTAAGCTTAAATGCAGCTGTGGTTGCAACTTATAAAGGTGGAGAAATTACAAGCGATGATTTAGCACCTTATTTAGCTCAATTTCAAATAAGCGATGTAAGTGCGCTTCCAAAAGAAGTTAAAGATGGTTTAATAAGAGATGTATTATCAAAAAGACTTTTTGCTAAAGAAGCTGAAAAGATGAAATTAGATAAAGATGCGAAATTTCAATCAGCTTTAAATAGTGCAAAAGAATTATTACTTGCTCAACAATATTTATTGAAAAAATTTGAAGGTATCAAGGTAAGTGATGCTGAAATTAAAAAATATTATGATGAACATTTAAATGATTTTAAAGTTCCTGAAGCTGTAAAAACTAAACATATTTTAGTTGCTAGTGAAGCTGATGCTAAAGAAATATTAAAACAATTAAAAGGTCTTAAAGGAGATAAATTAGTAGCTAAATTTAGCGAACTTGCTAAATCAAAATCACTTGATAAAGGTTCAGGAGCAATGGGTGGCGATTTACCTTATATGAGTGCAAATGAATTAGTTCCTGAGTTTTTCAATGCAGCTAAAAAACTTAAAAAAGATGAAGTTTCAGAACCTGTAAAATCTCAATTTGGTTTTCATGTAATCTTAGGAGAAGATTTTAGAGCTAGCAGACAAGGAAGCTTACAAGAAGCAACTCCATTTATTGAAAATGGTTTAAAAAATGAAAAACATAAAGAATTAATTAAAAACGAAGTTGAGAATTTGATTAAAAATTCAGGCTTACAAGTTAAATAA
- the fbaA gene encoding class II fructose-bisphosphate aldolase, which translates to MGVLELVKPGVIYGKDLERVYAYAKENKFAIPAVNVVGTNSINAALKAAREANSPIIIQFSNGGASFFAGKDCPNSAVIGAIAGAKYVHEVAAAYGVVAILHTDHAAKKLLPWIDDLIKANKEFYAIHKKPLFSSHMLDLSEESLKENIEISCEYFKKFNALEIGIEIELGCTGGEEDGVDNTNIDNAKLYTQPSDVALAHKELSKIGTNYTIAASFGNVHGVYKPGNVRLEPVILHNCQEYLQKGAKPLNFVFHGGSGSEAEKITEAINYGVIKMNIDTDTQWAFWDGVREYEVKNHGYLQGQIGNPEGDDKPNKKYYDPRMWLVAGEKSMQKRLLQAFSELNCMNRN; encoded by the coding sequence ATGGGTGTTTTAGAATTAGTAAAACCAGGTGTTATTTATGGTAAAGATTTAGAGCGTGTTTATGCTTACGCAAAAGAAAATAAATTTGCAATTCCAGCAGTAAATGTTGTAGGAACAAATTCTATAAACGCCGCATTAAAAGCTGCTCGTGAAGCAAATTCGCCTATTATTATTCAATTTAGTAATGGCGGAGCTAGTTTTTTTGCAGGAAAAGATTGTCCTAATTCAGCAGTAATTGGAGCAATTGCAGGTGCAAAGTATGTGCATGAAGTAGCAGCTGCTTATGGAGTAGTTGCTATTTTACATACTGACCACGCAGCAAAAAAACTTTTACCTTGGATAGATGATTTAATTAAGGCAAATAAAGAATTTTATGCAATTCATAAAAAACCTTTATTTAGTTCTCATATGCTTGATTTAAGCGAAGAAAGTTTAAAAGAAAATATTGAAATTTCTTGCGAATATTTTAAGAAATTTAACGCATTAGAAATCGGTATAGAAATTGAATTAGGTTGTACTGGTGGAGAAGAAGATGGAGTTGATAATACAAATATTGACAATGCTAAATTATACACTCAACCAAGCGATGTAGCACTAGCTCATAAAGAATTAAGCAAAATTGGGACAAATTATACAATCGCAGCAAGTTTTGGTAATGTTCATGGGGTTTATAAACCAGGAAATGTAAGACTTGAGCCAGTAATTTTGCATAATTGTCAAGAATATTTACAAAAGGGTGCAAAACCACTTAATTTTGTATTCCACGGCGGAAGTGGTAGTGAAGCAGAAAAAATCACTGAAGCAATCAATTACGGCGTAATTAAAATGAATATAGATACTGATACTCAATGGGCATTTTGGGATGGTGTTCGTGAATATGAAGTAAAAAATCACGGATATTTACAAGGACAAATCGGAAATCCTGAAGGTGATGATAAGCCTAATAAGAAATATTATGACCCAAGAATGTGGTTAGTTGCTGGAGAAAAATCTATGCAAAAACGCCTTTTACAAGCGTTTAGCGAGTTAAATTGTATGAATAGGAATTAA
- a CDS encoding lipid A biosynthesis lauroyl acyltransferase produces the protein MRDYLYIFIFYFFNFLLKLIPNKILKFFANLIGSLAFRINKKHKNIILKNLEHFCKLTQAPKSIEITKQVYKKFAFYILSMVKNQDISQEKLLKQIKLFKNEEYLQDLLSANAKIVFTTAHYGYWEILPSAVAIKYNCKINIIGRALESVKINAILTKYRENFGVKLIEKTNALRPMIKALNNNELVGIVSDQDAHIKESSEFILYGRKVTQSNAASLIAKRCDAYLLPVYIYEISDGYCIEFFKPLKASEKTIEELSFYQLECTKKMWEKNPSEYFWFHKRFKTFYEDEY, from the coding sequence ATGAGAGATTATTTATATATTTTTATTTTTTATTTTTTTAATTTTTTACTAAAATTAATTCCCAATAAGATTTTAAAATTCTTTGCTAATTTAATCGGTAGCCTAGCATTTAGAATTAATAAAAAACATAAAAATATAATCTTAAAAAACTTAGAGCATTTTTGCAAACTCACACAAGCTCCAAAAAGTATAGAAATTACCAAACAAGTTTATAAAAAATTTGCCTTTTATATATTATCAATGGTAAAAAATCAAGATATAAGCCAAGAAAAATTATTAAAACAAATAAAATTATTCAAAAACGAAGAATATTTACAAGATTTATTAAGTGCTAATGCAAAAATAGTTTTTACAACAGCACATTATGGATATTGGGAGATTTTGCCATCTGCTGTTGCTATTAAGTATAATTGTAAAATTAATATAATTGGAAGAGCTTTAGAGAGTGTAAAAATTAATGCCATACTTACTAAATATAGAGAAAATTTCGGAGTAAAACTAATAGAAAAAACAAATGCTTTAAGACCTATGATTAAGGCTTTAAACAATAATGAATTAGTAGGAATTGTAAGCGATCAAGACGCACATATTAAAGAAAGTAGCGAGTTTATTTTATATGGTAGAAAAGTTACTCAAAGCAATGCAGCAAGTCTTATAGCTAAAAGGTGTGATGCTTATTTATTGCCTGTTTATATTTATGAAATTAGCGATGGTTATTGTATAGAGTTTTTTAAGCCATTAAAGGCTAGTGAAAAAACAATAGAAGAACTTAGCTTTTATCAATTAGAATGCACGAAAAAAATGTGGGAAAAAAATCCTAGTGAGTATTTTTGGTTTCACAAAAGATTTAAGACATTTTATGAGGATGAGTATTGA